The following proteins come from a genomic window of Desulfonatronum thiosulfatophilum:
- the dapF gene encoding diaminopimelate epimerase — MNQHIFTSDLFGPWVQCFKMQGSGNDFVLLDNRELRLAPSEMAGWARAVCRKAFGMGADGLIFLDKSHDRADVDYFWHFFNADGSRAEMCGNGSRCAARLAFELGLAGKEHALGTDAGPIKAEVFPEQDLAKVQLTPARDLQLNIALTLEEQAFNVHFVNTGVPHLVVFVPDVQSVNIPELGPRFRYHPRFAPGGANVNFVQIVDSGNLLLRTYERGVEGETFACGTGAAASALISHALAHTGVHVQVKTSGQDLLGITIDNDSLFLTGKAMLVFVANLNLRALGLVLPTQP, encoded by the coding sequence ATGAACCAACATATTTTCACGAGCGATCTTTTCGGTCCCTGGGTGCAGTGCTTCAAGATGCAGGGCAGCGGCAATGATTTCGTGCTCCTGGACAACCGCGAGCTGCGTCTTGCTCCCTCGGAAATGGCCGGCTGGGCCAGAGCCGTCTGCCGTAAGGCCTTCGGCATGGGAGCGGACGGCTTGATCTTCCTGGACAAGAGCCATGACCGGGCCGATGTGGACTATTTCTGGCACTTCTTCAATGCCGACGGCTCCAGGGCTGAAATGTGCGGCAACGGGTCGCGGTGCGCGGCGAGACTGGCCTTTGAACTCGGCCTTGCCGGGAAAGAGCACGCTTTGGGCACGGATGCCGGCCCCATCAAGGCCGAGGTGTTTCCGGAACAGGATCTGGCCAAGGTCCAGCTCACTCCGGCCCGCGATCTGCAGCTCAACATCGCCCTCACCCTTGAGGAGCAAGCCTTTAACGTGCACTTCGTCAACACCGGCGTTCCCCACTTGGTGGTTTTCGTGCCGGATGTGCAGTCCGTCAACATCCCGGAACTCGGTCCCCGGTTCCGCTACCATCCCCGCTTCGCTCCTGGTGGCGCCAACGTCAATTTCGTCCAAATCGTGGACTCCGGTAATCTCTTGCTGCGCACCTACGAGCGCGGCGTTGAGGGAGAGACGTTTGCCTGCGGCACCGGGGCCGCCGCATCTGCTCTGATATCCCATGCTCTGGCCCATACCGGCGTTCACGTTCAGGTAAAAACTTCGGGACAAGACCTGCTCGGGATTACCATCGATAATGACTCCCTGTTTCTGACCGGCAAGGCCATGCTCGTGTTTGTGGCCAACCTGAACCTGCGTGCATTGGGTCTCGTTCTGCCCACACAGCCCTGA
- a CDS encoding HU family DNA-binding protein → MNKSELIKTLSEQNDIPMEEATVVVNTFFQSIKDSMIQGDRVEIRGFGSFKVKDYQGYKGRNPKTGQSVEVKPKRLPFFRPGKELKDHLNEDVS, encoded by the coding sequence ATGAACAAGAGCGAATTGATCAAAACTCTGTCTGAACAAAATGACATTCCGATGGAAGAAGCCACCGTTGTGGTGAATACGTTTTTTCAGTCCATCAAGGACTCGATGATCCAGGGTGATCGGGTGGAAATCAGAGGGTTCGGCAGCTTCAAGGTCAAGGATTACCAAGGTTACAAAGGACGCAACCCGAAAACCGGGCAGTCCGTGGAAGTCAAACCCAAACGCCTGCCGTTCTTCCGGCCTGGCAAAGAGCTGAAGGACCATTTGAACGAGGATGTTTCCTGA